A portion of the Desulfuromonadaceae bacterium genome contains these proteins:
- the uvrB gene encoding excinuclease ABC subunit UvrB produces MAKFVLKSPFEPCGDQPQAIAELVMGLNRGDHHQVLLGVTGSGKTFTMANVIARTQRPTLVLAHNKTLAAQLYAEFRELFPANAVEYFVSYYDYYQPEAYVPTTDTFIEKDSSINEEIDKLRHSATRSLLTRRDVIIVASVSCIYGLGSPEAYFGMLISLEEGMEIDRNALLKKLVEIQYERNDIDFHRGAFRVRGDTVEIFPAYEEKRALRIEFFGDEIEAISEIDPLRGHVLDRIGRTAIFPASHYVATRPTLDRAVRQIQDELLERLLYLREKNMLLEAQRIEQRTLFDIEMMEEMGYCQGIENYSRHLDGRQAGEPPATLFDYLPDDALLMIDESHVSVSQVGAMYRGDRSRKETLVNYGFRLPSALDNRPLTFEEFEARQLPTIYVSATPADYELRKAEGVVVEQIVRPTGLVDPLIEIRPAQHQVDDLLDEIHLTVARQQRVLVTTLTKRMAEELTDYLNEHGIRVRYLHSDIDTLERIQIIRDLRLGEFDVLVGINLLREGLDIPEVALVTILDADKEGFLRSTRALIQTCGRAARNVAGRVIMYADKVTRSMQACLDETDRRRQTQLAYNAEHGITPQSIIKSLRSVLEDVADREQHARDEVAEELAEYRTSGALKKEIARLKKDMMAAAAGLEFEKAAELRDRMLVLERHELELPGR; encoded by the coding sequence ATGGCCAAATTTGTCTTAAAATCCCCCTTTGAGCCGTGCGGCGACCAGCCGCAAGCGATTGCCGAACTGGTCATGGGGCTCAATCGCGGCGACCATCATCAGGTGCTGCTCGGCGTCACCGGCTCCGGCAAAACCTTCACCATGGCCAACGTTATCGCCCGCACCCAGCGCCCGACGCTGGTGCTGGCGCATAACAAAACGCTGGCGGCACAGCTCTACGCCGAATTTCGCGAACTCTTCCCCGCCAATGCGGTTGAATATTTCGTCTCCTATTACGACTATTATCAGCCTGAAGCCTACGTTCCAACCACTGACACCTTTATCGAAAAAGATTCGTCGATCAATGAAGAGATCGATAAACTGCGCCACAGTGCCACGCGCAGCCTTCTCACCCGCCGCGATGTCATTATCGTCGCCTCGGTTTCCTGCATCTACGGCCTCGGTTCGCCGGAAGCCTATTTCGGCATGCTGATCAGCCTTGAGGAGGGGATGGAGATCGACCGCAATGCACTCCTTAAAAAGCTGGTTGAAATTCAGTACGAGCGCAACGATATCGATTTCCATCGCGGTGCGTTCCGGGTGCGCGGCGATACGGTCGAAATTTTCCCCGCCTATGAGGAAAAGCGTGCCCTGCGTATCGAGTTCTTCGGCGACGAGATCGAAGCGATCAGTGAAATCGACCCGCTGCGCGGCCATGTGCTCGATCGGATCGGCAGAACCGCGATCTTCCCCGCCAGTCACTACGTCGCTACCCGCCCGACGCTCGACCGCGCCGTGCGCCAGATTCAGGATGAACTGCTGGAGCGGCTGCTCTACCTGCGTGAAAAAAATATGTTGCTCGAAGCCCAGCGCATTGAACAGCGCACCCTCTTCGACATTGAGATGATGGAGGAGATGGGCTACTGCCAGGGGATCGAAAACTATTCGCGCCACCTGGACGGACGGCAAGCGGGGGAGCCACCGGCGACCCTCTTCGATTACCTGCCTGATGACGCCTTGCTGATGATCGACGAGAGTCACGTCAGCGTCTCGCAGGTCGGCGCAATGTATCGCGGCGACCGCTCGCGCAAGGAGACGCTGGTCAACTACGGTTTCCGCCTCCCCTCGGCGCTCGACAATCGGCCGTTGACGTTCGAAGAATTCGAGGCGCGGCAGCTACCGACCATCTACGTCTCCGCCACCCCGGCCGATTATGAACTGCGCAAGGCCGAAGGGGTGGTCGTTGAGCAGATCGTCCGCCCGACCGGGCTGGTCGATCCGCTGATTGAAATCCGTCCGGCACAGCATCAGGTCGATGACCTGCTCGACGAAATCCACCTCACCGTCGCCAGGCAACAGCGCGTCCTGGTGACCACCCTGACCAAACGGATGGCCGAGGAGTTGACCGACTATCTCAACGAGCACGGCATCCGCGTTCGCTACCTGCATTCCGATATTGACACCCTGGAACGCATCCAGATTATCCGTGATCTGCGTTTGGGCGAATTCGACGTCCTGGTCGGGATCAATCTGCTCCGCGAAGGGCTCGATATCCCGGAGGTCGCGCTGGTGACGATTCTTGATGCCGACAAGGAAGGATTTTTGCGCAGCACCCGCGCGCTGATCCAGACCTGCGGCCGCGCCGCCCGCAACGTTGCCGGGCGGGTGATCATGTACGCCGACAAGGTCACCCGTTCGATGCAGGCCTGTCTCGACGAAACCGACCGTCGTCGCCAGACCCAGTTGGCCTACAACGCCGAACACGGCATCACCCCGCAATCGATCATCAAATCGTTACGATCCGTCCTCGAAGATGTCGCCGACCGGGAGCAGCACGCACGCGACGAGGTCGCCGAGGAATTGGCGGAATATCGCACCAGCGGCGCGTTGAAAAAAGAAATCGCCCGGCTCAAAAAAGACATGATGGCCGCCGCCGCCGGGCTGGAGTTTGAAAAAGCCGCGGAATTGCGCGACCGCATGCTGGTGCTGGAACGGCACGAACTGGAGCTGCCTGGCCGCTGA
- a CDS encoding DUF4124 domain-containing protein, translated as MKKKLLYLLISVALAVALPFVIKGKNAQPLLTVDHFSAPKVALPDLTGLEAKARDTLNEAQAEINTVKDKIAAALPQPETKIYKWKDAQGQWHFSDQPRQDGESVEVKIAAKVNTLPTVKHKPVPPPAAN; from the coding sequence ATGAAGAAAAAGCTGCTCTACCTGTTGATCAGCGTGGCGCTGGCCGTTGCCCTGCCGTTTGTCATCAAAGGGAAAAACGCTCAGCCGCTACTGACTGTCGACCATTTCTCCGCACCGAAGGTCGCCCTGCCCGACCTGACCGGCCTCGAAGCAAAAGCGCGCGACACCCTGAACGAGGCGCAGGCGGAAATCAACACCGTCAAGGACAAGATCGCCGCTGCCCTCCCCCAGCCGGAGACAAAAATCTACAAATGGAAAGATGCGCAGGGGCAGTGGCACTTTTCCGATCAGCCGCGCCAGGACGGGGAGAGTGTCGAAGTCAAAATTGCCGCAAAGGTGAATACCCTGCCGACGGTGAAACACAAACCGGTGCCGCCACCCGCAGCCAATTGA
- the ltrA gene encoding group II intron reverse transcriptase/maturase produces the protein MSLTTPETIRTLQRKLYCKAKQEPACRFHALYDKVYRADILSHAYALVRANKGSAGIDGVTFAAIEENEGAPAFIGELEDALRNKTYKPDPVKRVMIPKSDGSQRPLGIPTIRDRVAQMAAKLVIEPIFEADFCETSYGFRPKKSAHAAVDDVAKAMNTGYTEVIDADLSKYFDTIPHANLMAVVAERICDGAILHLIQMWLKAPIMEMDKDGTKRNIGGGKGNRKGTPQGGVISPLLANLYLHILDRIWERNNLQQRLGARIVRYADDIVILCRRGKSEQAMTVLRQILERLQLTLNETKTNVVNAFEGKFDFLGFTIWMGKSRKSGKMYPHVQPSKKSEQKVKDRITALTKRERTIMPLEWVVNEVNAMVRGWVGYFHYRNCSQTLGRIRNHLEQRLITHLRKRHKVRDRNAGYVRFPNRSLYVKYGLYKVPTTAGWVKVHALQ, from the coding sequence ATGTCGCTAACAACCCCGGAAACAATCAGAACGCTACAGAGGAAGCTCTACTGTAAGGCCAAGCAAGAACCGGCCTGCCGCTTCCACGCCTTGTACGACAAGGTCTATCGGGCTGACATCCTTAGTCATGCCTATGCCCTTGTCCGCGCCAACAAAGGGAGCGCCGGGATTGACGGCGTCACCTTCGCGGCCATCGAGGAAAACGAAGGGGCACCTGCATTCATTGGGGAGCTGGAAGATGCACTGAGAAACAAGACGTACAAACCCGATCCAGTCAAACGGGTCATGATCCCCAAGAGCGACGGCAGTCAGCGTCCTCTGGGTATCCCGACCATTCGGGATCGGGTGGCGCAGATGGCCGCGAAACTGGTCATCGAGCCGATCTTCGAGGCGGATTTCTGCGAAACCTCCTACGGATTCCGACCGAAGAAGTCAGCCCACGCCGCAGTCGATGACGTCGCCAAAGCCATGAATACCGGCTATACCGAAGTTATCGACGCCGATCTGTCCAAATACTTCGACACCATCCCCCATGCTAACCTCATGGCGGTGGTCGCCGAGCGTATCTGTGACGGTGCGATTCTGCACCTGATTCAAATGTGGCTCAAGGCCCCGATCATGGAAATGGACAAGGACGGAACGAAACGGAATATCGGCGGCGGTAAGGGTAACCGCAAAGGAACCCCGCAAGGCGGCGTTATCTCACCGTTGCTGGCCAATCTCTACCTGCACATACTGGACAGGATCTGGGAGCGGAATAATTTGCAACAACGATTAGGTGCCCGCATCGTCAGATACGCTGACGATATTGTCATTCTCTGCCGGAGAGGAAAATCCGAGCAGGCGATGACGGTGCTGCGACAGATACTGGAGCGGCTGCAACTGACCCTGAACGAGACAAAGACGAACGTTGTCAATGCCTTCGAGGGAAAGTTCGACTTCCTTGGATTTACGATCTGGATGGGGAAAAGCAGGAAAAGTGGGAAAATGTATCCCCACGTTCAACCATCGAAGAAATCCGAGCAAAAAGTCAAAGACCGGATCACCGCGCTCACGAAACGAGAGCGGACGATCATGCCCCTTGAATGGGTGGTGAACGAAGTCAACGCCATGGTCAGAGGCTGGGTAGGCTACTTTCATTACCGCAATTGCAGCCAGACGCTGGGCCGGATACGGAATCACCTGGAACAGCGGTTGATCACTCATTTGCGCAAGCGGCACAAAGTCAGAGACCGGAATGCAGGCTACGTCAGATTTCCCAACAGGTCTTTGTATGTGAAATATGGCCTGTACAAAGTGCCAACGACCGCGGGTTGGGTGAAAGTGCATGCCTTGCAGTGA
- a CDS encoding potassium channel protein: MDPVRHLRFSVSALFSVIAIGTFGYVMIEDWPPFDALYMTVITLATVGFKEVHDLSPQGKLFTIVLIISGTGMIAYTLSSLLQFTLEGQLRKILGRKKLEKRISKLRGHYIICGFGRIGHLICREFQSKPMPFVVVEKDQHHLERLNREGYLYVEGDATDDDILQAAGVAHAKGLITAVTSDTDNVYITLTARGLNPSLFILARSGEEGSEKKLMRAGASKVISPYTIGANRMAQAVLRPSVVDFIELATTSKHLELQIEEIAIAASSELVGKALIDSNIRQTMGVIIVGIKNSAGQMVFNPPPSMVIEAHSVLITLGERKAINQLENVAKGSQR; encoded by the coding sequence ATGGATCCGGTTCGTCACCTGCGCTTCTCTGTCTCCGCTCTCTTTTCGGTCATCGCTATTGGGACCTTCGGCTATGTCATGATCGAAGATTGGCCGCCGTTCGACGCCCTTTACATGACGGTGATCACCCTGGCGACCGTCGGCTTCAAAGAGGTCCATGATCTGTCTCCGCAAGGCAAGCTGTTCACTATTGTCCTGATCATCAGTGGCACCGGTATGATCGCCTATACCCTCAGCAGCCTGCTCCAGTTTACGCTTGAGGGGCAGCTGCGTAAGATCCTCGGGAGGAAAAAATTGGAGAAACGCATCAGTAAACTCAGGGGCCATTACATCATCTGCGGTTTTGGCCGCATCGGGCATCTGATCTGTCGTGAATTTCAATCGAAACCCATGCCCTTCGTCGTCGTGGAAAAGGATCAGCATCATCTGGAACGCCTCAACCGCGAAGGCTATCTGTATGTTGAGGGCGATGCGACGGATGACGACATCCTGCAAGCTGCAGGTGTCGCCCACGCCAAGGGACTGATCACGGCCGTTACCTCCGACACCGATAATGTCTATATCACTCTCACCGCACGTGGCCTCAACCCGAGCCTCTTTATCCTGGCCAGATCAGGCGAGGAAGGCTCTGAAAAGAAGCTCATGCGGGCAGGGGCCAGCAAGGTCATTTCACCCTATACGATTGGCGCCAACCGCATGGCGCAGGCCGTCCTGCGTCCTTCAGTGGTCGATTTTATCGAGTTGGCAACCACGAGCAAGCACCTCGAGTTGCAGATCGAGGAGATCGCCATCGCCGCAAGCTCCGAACTGGTCGGCAAAGCCCTGATCGACTCCAACATCCGGCAAACCATGGGTGTTATTATTGTCGGGATAAAAAACAGTGCTGGGCAGATGGTTTTCAATCCACCACCCAGTATGGTGATCGAAGCTCACTCGGTTTTGATCACCCTCGGTGAACGCAAGGCGATCAATCAACTCGAAAATGTCGCCAAGGGATCACAACGGTGA
- the tsaA gene encoding tRNA (N6-threonylcarbamoyladenosine(37)-N6)-methyltransferase TrmO, with translation MMNEVKLTPVGIVHSPFREKFGIPRQPGLIAEVAATIELLPPFNREEAVRGLEGFSHLWLIFGFHAIRPYTGSLTVRPPRLGGNQRVGVFASRSTHRPNPLGLSVVAFVGFEQAAGKILLKIQGADLLDGTPVYDIKPYLPYADAIPAALGGFADRAPEPQLSVVFCAAADRRCTELETERPQLRSLIIAVLAQDPRPAFKGEEHERVYGVRLFDLDVRWRVHERCAQVVTIEIFT, from the coding sequence ATGATGAACGAAGTAAAACTGACGCCGGTCGGCATTGTACACAGCCCGTTTCGGGAGAAATTCGGCATTCCGCGACAGCCCGGGTTGATCGCCGAGGTGGCTGCGACCATCGAACTGCTGCCACCGTTCAATCGCGAGGAAGCGGTGCGCGGGCTGGAAGGGTTTTCCCATCTCTGGCTGATCTTCGGTTTTCATGCGATTCGGCCGTACACCGGCAGCTTGACGGTTCGCCCGCCACGTCTTGGCGGCAATCAGCGGGTCGGCGTATTTGCCAGCCGCAGCACCCATCGGCCCAACCCGCTGGGGCTGTCGGTGGTGGCCTTCGTCGGGTTCGAGCAAGCAGCGGGCAAGATCCTGCTCAAGATTCAGGGGGCCGATCTGCTTGACGGAACGCCGGTCTACGACATCAAGCCGTATCTCCCCTATGCCGACGCTATTCCCGCTGCACTGGGAGGGTTTGCAGACCGGGCGCCTGAGCCGCAATTGTCCGTTGTTTTTTGCGCCGCCGCTGATCGTCGCTGTACCGAACTGGAGACCGAACGTCCCCAATTGCGATCATTGATCATTGCTGTTCTTGCGCAAGACCCACGTCCGGCATTCAAGGGGGAGGAGCACGAGCGGGTTTACGGGGTGCGCCTTTTTGATCTTGATGTGCGCTGGCGGGTGCATGAACGCTGCGCGCAGGTCGTCACGATCGAAATATTTACCTGA
- the rnhA gene encoding ribonuclease HI, with translation MSQPDSQLVEIFSDGACSGNPGPGGWGTVIRCGANEKELSGFAPETTNNRMEMTAALMGLRELKRACRVRMITDSEYLKKGMTEWLPGWIQRGWKNSQRKEVANKDLWQQLLVAAKPHDIEWTWVRGHAGHPENERCDELARMAISNGRAR, from the coding sequence ATGTCACAACCTGATTCACAACTGGTGGAAATATTCTCTGACGGTGCCTGTTCCGGCAACCCCGGCCCCGGCGGCTGGGGAACGGTAATACGCTGTGGCGCGAACGAAAAGGAGTTGTCCGGTTTCGCGCCCGAAACGACCAATAATCGCATGGAGATGACCGCTGCCCTGATGGGATTGCGAGAGCTCAAACGCGCCTGTCGGGTGCGGATGATTACCGATTCCGAGTATCTCAAAAAAGGGATGACGGAGTGGCTTCCCGGCTGGATTCAGCGCGGCTGGAAAAATTCGCAGCGGAAAGAGGTCGCCAACAAGGATCTCTGGCAGCAACTGCTGGTCGCCGCAAAACCGCATGACATCGAGTGGACCTGGGTACGCGGCCACGCCGGGCACCCCGAGAATGAACGCTGTGACGAGTTGGCGCGCATGGCGATCAGCAATGGCCGCGCGCGCTGA
- a CDS encoding outer membrane protein transport protein → MIYVIYNIVIYLIDLYVKMMYCLSQVLLLHWSAVWCGDLRWLVTVPMLSNFLDKTQFSQRGEVIKRVAVFLAVMTGLVVLSAVAASAAGFALIEQSVKGLGNSFAGGAAIAEDATTIYFNPAGMARLEGMNATAGLHVILPSAKFSTTSATNPVGGDISTAPSGGDGGEAAVVPNFYFAAQASESSVTASVLIPRSAWRLNTIPIGSVVITPLNRS, encoded by the coding sequence GTGATTTATGTAATTTATAATATCGTTATATATTTGATTGACCTGTACGTAAAGATGATGTATTGCTTATCACAGGTGTTGCTTTTACATTGGAGCGCTGTCTGGTGCGGCGATTTACGATGGCTGGTAACTGTGCCGATGTTGAGCAATTTTTTGGACAAAACGCAGTTTAGTCAACGAGGAGAAGTTATTAAAAGAGTAGCCGTATTTTTGGCAGTAATGACAGGACTTGTCGTGTTGTCGGCCGTGGCAGCATCCGCTGCGGGATTTGCTTTGATTGAGCAGAGTGTTAAAGGGTTGGGAAATTCCTTTGCCGGTGGTGCGGCAATAGCCGAAGATGCTACCACCATCTACTTTAACCCGGCTGGGATGGCCCGTCTGGAGGGAATGAACGCAACGGCCGGGTTACATGTAATCTTGCCATCGGCAAAATTTTCGACGACTTCGGCAACGAACCCGGTCGGTGGAGATATCTCAACTGCACCGTCAGGCGGGGATGGCGGTGAAGCGGCAGTGGTGCCGAACTTTTATTTTGCCGCCCAAGCGAGTGAAAGTTCAGTTACGGCCTCAGTGTTAATACCCCGTTCGGCATGGCGACTAAATACGATACCGATTGGGTCGGTCGTTATCACGCCATTAAATCGGAGCTGA
- a CDS encoding outer membrane protein transport protein has product MATKYDTDWVGRYHAIKSELMTININPCASYRLNDSFSLGLGVSAQYLDATLSQAQYLAPGIDGYAEVTGDSWGYGFNIGALYEFNDDTRVGASYRSSVFHSVDGTMSMTSAIMNGSGDTAGKIRLPASAQASVFHRFNEKFDVMADLMWTEWSVFEQLTFSKPAALGGGVSVTDENWKNNMRYSIGGTYHHSDTLALRAGAAYDETPIPDKSRTPRIPGADRTWVSLGASYVMNDMTLDFAYAHLFVDDGAINLTDMASGRGALIGSFANNVDIVSVEASYRF; this is encoded by the coding sequence ATGGCGACTAAATACGATACCGATTGGGTCGGTCGTTATCACGCCATTAAATCGGAGCTGATGACCATTAACATCAATCCGTGCGCCTCATACCGACTTAATGACAGCTTCAGTCTCGGGTTGGGGGTCAGCGCACAGTATCTTGATGCAACTTTGTCTCAAGCGCAATATCTAGCCCCAGGAATTGATGGCTATGCTGAAGTGACAGGAGATTCCTGGGGGTATGGATTCAATATTGGTGCATTGTATGAGTTTAATGATGATACCCGTGTAGGGGCTTCGTATCGTTCGAGTGTCTTTCATTCCGTTGATGGGACCATGTCGATGACGAGTGCCATTATGAATGGGTCAGGTGATACTGCAGGTAAGATCAGATTGCCCGCGAGCGCTCAGGCGAGCGTTTTCCATCGTTTCAACGAAAAGTTTGATGTCATGGCCGACCTGATGTGGACCGAATGGAGCGTGTTTGAGCAGCTAACCTTCAGCAAACCTGCTGCATTAGGTGGTGGCGTGAGTGTTACGGATGAAAACTGGAAAAACAACATGCGCTACTCGATTGGCGGGACCTATCACCACAGCGATACGCTCGCTTTGCGCGCCGGTGCTGCTTACGATGAAACACCGATCCCGGATAAGAGTCGTACGCCGCGTATTCCCGGTGCCGACCGTACCTGGGTCTCTCTCGGCGCCAGTTATGTCATGAATGACATGACCCTTGATTTCGCCTATGCGCATCTTTTTGTTGACGATGGTGCGATAAACTTGACCGATATGGCTTCTGGGCGGGGCGCCCTGATCGGATCGTTCGCCAATAATGTCGATATCGTCAGCGTTGAAGCGTCTTACAGGTTCTGA
- a CDS encoding long-chain fatty acid--CoA ligase, whose product MTSIPYQSIPEMFKKSAVKYATLPVVSFKKEGKYITLSYEHLYQRVLMASRGLIKTGLQPGDRVAILSENRTGWVISDLGTQMARGITVPIYATNTPEQVADVINHCGAEIVFVSNRLQYEKLLSVREKISGVRHVFSFERFLGSREFPVNTLYQLSEISHPLTEEEQGRIEAGIELIGSNDLMTIIYTSGTTGAPKGVMLTHANMLFDAHYGVEKLGGMPSHETFLSFLPLCHVLERTAGYHAALMYGCHIAFAESVEKVVENIIEVRPTMMVSVPRLFEKIYSRIYENVHQMNPLKRKMFHKAVEIGREYIYCKYVQQKKTGLLGVKYRLADHLVFKKIRQRFGGRLRLFISGGAPLDKTINEFMWIIGIPTCEGYGLTETSPAVTLNSVKELRFGSVGRPLMQTEAKLADDGELMLKGPQVMQGYYKNPEATAEVLKDGWLSTGDIARIDAEGYVYIVDRKKEIIITAGGKNIAPQPIENELKLDKYISQAFVHGDRLPYLVALVTPNLERLIELAHQERIDYFDLEDLVANAKVQKIFEERIAEANAKLPSYETIKKFVILPREFSEEGGELTPTLKFKRKVIYQKYKEKIDSLYYAEGNGFGHQNKNENGGKG is encoded by the coding sequence ATGACGTCCATACCGTATCAATCCATTCCTGAAATGTTTAAGAAGTCTGCGGTGAAATATGCGACCCTGCCGGTTGTCAGCTTCAAGAAGGAAGGTAAATATATAACGTTAAGCTATGAGCACTTGTATCAGAGGGTGTTAATGGCGTCACGCGGGCTGATAAAGACCGGCCTTCAACCGGGTGATCGGGTAGCGATCCTTTCCGAGAATCGCACTGGTTGGGTGATTTCCGATCTCGGTACGCAGATGGCACGCGGCATCACGGTCCCGATTTACGCAACCAACACACCAGAACAGGTCGCCGATGTGATCAATCATTGCGGGGCTGAGATCGTTTTTGTTTCTAACCGATTACAATATGAAAAGCTATTGTCTGTTCGCGAGAAGATTTCCGGGGTTCGCCACGTTTTCTCTTTTGAACGATTTCTCGGCTCACGGGAGTTTCCGGTGAATACCCTTTATCAACTCTCTGAAATTTCTCACCCGTTGACCGAAGAGGAGCAGGGTAGAATAGAAGCCGGAATCGAATTGATCGGCAGCAATGATCTGATGACGATCATCTACACTTCCGGCACGACCGGCGCGCCCAAAGGAGTGATGCTGACGCATGCCAACATGCTCTTCGACGCCCATTACGGGGTGGAGAAGCTCGGGGGGATGCCCTCCCATGAGACCTTTCTCAGTTTTTTGCCACTCTGTCATGTTCTGGAGCGAACTGCCGGATATCACGCCGCTCTGATGTATGGTTGTCATATCGCTTTTGCTGAGAGTGTTGAAAAAGTCGTGGAGAATATCATCGAAGTCCGCCCAACCATGATGGTCAGCGTCCCCCGTCTGTTTGAGAAGATCTATTCGCGGATTTATGAAAATGTCCATCAGATGAATCCGTTGAAACGGAAGATGTTCCACAAGGCGGTCGAAATCGGCCGGGAGTATATCTATTGCAAGTATGTTCAGCAGAAAAAAACCGGGCTCCTCGGGGTGAAGTATCGGTTGGCTGACCATCTGGTTTTCAAGAAAATTCGGCAGCGTTTCGGCGGTCGGCTGCGCCTGTTTATTTCCGGTGGCGCTCCTCTTGATAAAACAATCAATGAATTTATGTGGATTATCGGTATCCCGACATGTGAAGGGTACGGACTGACTGAAACCAGTCCGGCGGTGACCTTGAACAGCGTCAAAGAGCTCCGTTTCGGCTCGGTCGGCCGCCCCCTGATGCAGACCGAGGCAAAACTGGCCGACGACGGGGAGTTGATGCTCAAGGGGCCGCAAGTGATGCAGGGCTATTACAAGAACCCGGAAGCGACGGCCGAGGTGTTGAAAGACGGTTGGTTGAGTACCGGGGATATCGCCCGGATCGATGCCGAGGGCTATGTCTACATTGTTGATCGCAAAAAAGAGATCATCATCACCGCCGGGGGGAAAAATATTGCGCCACAGCCGATTGAAAATGAACTCAAGCTCGACAAATATATTTCCCAGGCCTTTGTGCATGGTGATCGACTCCCCTATCTGGTCGCCCTGGTCACACCGAATTTAGAACGATTGATCGAACTCGCTCATCAGGAACGGATCGATTATTTTGATCTGGAAGATCTGGTCGCCAACGCCAAGGTCCAAAAGATTTTTGAAGAACGGATCGCTGAGGCGAACGCCAAGTTGCCTTCATACGAAACGATTAAAAAATTCGTGATTCTCCCGAGGGAATTTTCAGAGGAGGGGGGCGAGCTGACGCCGACGCTGAAGTTCAAGCGCAAAGTCATTTACCAGAAATATAAAGAGAAGATCGATTCGCTCTATTACGCCGAAGGAAACGGTTTCGGTCATCAGAACAAAAACGAAAATGGAGGAAAAGGATGA